The proteins below are encoded in one region of Corynebacterium sphenisci DSM 44792:
- a CDS encoding hemolysin family protein has product MSDYFGLVLTFLLLLINAFFVGAEFALIAARRDRLEAMIAQGRKRARTVLAATEHLSLMLAAAQLGITIASLLLGKVSEPAIAHLLERPFTDLGLPQNLLHPVSFAIALGLISILHILLGEMVPKNIALAGPETMAMWLTPVHLLFFRLTKPLLLFFNWVARHTLALFGIEQKDELESAVDSSELASMIAESRQEGLLDAEEHSRLNRALSSESRAIREVLIPMDQVRTVPRHPTVGDLEEAVSATGFSRFPVADGAGGFRGYIHVKDVLDRVADPASGPETPIPDGEIRELIAVDADGAIDRILRVMRRKSKHMALATAAGRPAGIVTMEDLIEEHIGVVRDWTHETVGRAPAPPQVSEAAARAAQQRTTAMRRAARSTNPGERGPVA; this is encoded by the coding sequence ATGAGCGACTATTTCGGCCTCGTCCTGACCTTCCTGCTGCTGCTCATCAACGCCTTCTTCGTCGGCGCCGAGTTCGCGCTCATCGCCGCCCGCCGGGACCGCCTGGAGGCGATGATCGCCCAGGGCCGCAAACGGGCCCGCACGGTGCTCGCCGCCACCGAGCACCTCTCCCTGATGCTCGCCGCCGCGCAGCTGGGCATCACCATCGCCTCGCTGCTGCTGGGCAAGGTCTCCGAACCGGCGATCGCGCATCTGCTGGAGCGGCCCTTCACCGACCTGGGCCTGCCGCAGAACCTGCTGCACCCGGTGAGCTTCGCGATCGCGCTGGGCCTGATCTCGATCCTGCACATCCTGCTCGGCGAGATGGTGCCGAAGAACATCGCCCTGGCCGGCCCGGAGACCATGGCCATGTGGCTGACCCCGGTGCATCTGCTGTTCTTCCGGCTCACCAAGCCGCTGCTGCTCTTCTTCAACTGGGTAGCCCGGCACACCCTGGCCCTGTTCGGCATCGAGCAGAAGGACGAGCTGGAATCCGCGGTGGACTCCTCGGAGCTGGCCTCCATGATCGCCGAGTCCCGGCAGGAGGGCCTTCTCGACGCGGAGGAGCATTCCCGGCTCAACCGGGCCCTGTCCTCGGAGTCCCGGGCGATCCGGGAGGTGCTCATCCCCATGGACCAGGTGCGCACCGTGCCCCGCCACCCCACCGTCGGGGACCTGGAGGAGGCGGTCAGCGCCACCGGGTTCTCCCGTTTCCCGGTGGCCGACGGCGCCGGCGGCTTCCGCGGCTACATCCACGTCAAGGACGTGCTGGATCGGGTCGCCGATCCGGCCTCCGGGCCGGAGACCCCGATCCCGGACGGGGAGATCCGGGAGCTCATCGCGGTCGACGCCGACGGGGCCATCGACCGGATCCTGCGGGTGATGCGGCGCAAGTCCAAGCACATGGCGCTGGCCACCGCCGCCGGCCGGCCCGCCGGGATCGTCACCATGGAGGATCTCATCGAGGAGCACATCGGCGTGGTGCGGGACTGGACCCATGAGACGGTGGGCCGGGCCCCGGCCCCGCCGCAGGTCTCCGAGGCCGCGGCGCGGGCCGCGCAGCAGCGCACCACCGCGATGCGCCGGGCGGCGCGCTCGACGAACCCGGGCGAGCGGGGCCCGGTCGCCTGA